From a single Bremerella cremea genomic region:
- a CDS encoding argininosuccinate synthase → MPSCVLAYSGGLDTSVILGWLQDEGYDVHAVYVDLGQPCEDREAILQKAKDCGAVSSRIVDGREEMCRDFAFPVLQWQAKYESIYLLGTSIARPLISKLCLQVAKEVGADAYAHGATGKGNDQCRFQLAAEALDPSVKVIAPWRIKRFRDKFPGRTELIAYCNEKNIPVKASTAKPYSSDENCLHISYEAGELEDLGVNGVELVDFGMTVSPQEAPDQAETVTIKVEKGVPTHVNGEKCTALEVVTKLNEIGGRNGIGRIDMVENRFVGMKSRGVYEAPGMTILYDALLNVEQLTLDRDLIHLRDQLKSIVAEDVYNGFWYNAKFDALLAFIQNAMEKCTGEVTFKLYKGNIIVDSRSSETSLYDEGIATMEGGGSYNQDDAEGFLRIQGLPSRVQGRVTPRPY, encoded by the coding sequence ATGCCAAGCTGTGTCCTTGCTTACTCTGGGGGTCTCGATACTTCGGTCATCTTGGGATGGCTGCAAGACGAAGGTTACGACGTACACGCCGTTTACGTCGATTTGGGACAGCCTTGCGAAGACCGCGAAGCCATCCTGCAGAAAGCCAAGGATTGTGGCGCCGTTTCGTCTCGCATTGTTGACGGCCGCGAAGAGATGTGCCGCGACTTCGCGTTCCCAGTGCTGCAGTGGCAAGCCAAGTACGAATCGATTTACCTCCTGGGTACCTCGATCGCTCGCCCATTGATCAGCAAGTTGTGTCTGCAAGTCGCTAAGGAAGTTGGCGCCGATGCCTACGCCCACGGGGCGACCGGCAAGGGGAACGATCAGTGCCGTTTCCAGTTGGCAGCCGAAGCCCTCGATCCGAGCGTGAAGGTGATCGCTCCGTGGCGGATCAAGCGGTTCCGCGACAAGTTCCCAGGCCGAACCGAACTGATCGCTTACTGCAACGAAAAGAACATTCCCGTCAAGGCTTCGACCGCCAAGCCGTATAGCAGTGACGAAAACTGCCTGCACATCAGCTACGAAGCCGGCGAACTGGAAGACCTGGGCGTCAACGGTGTCGAACTGGTCGACTTCGGCATGACCGTCAGCCCGCAGGAAGCCCCAGACCAGGCCGAAACGGTCACCATCAAGGTCGAAAAGGGGGTTCCCACCCACGTCAACGGCGAGAAGTGTACCGCTTTGGAAGTGGTCACCAAGCTAAACGAGATCGGCGGACGTAACGGCATCGGTCGGATCGATATGGTCGAAAACCGTTTCGTCGGCATGAAGAGTCGTGGCGTGTACGAAGCCCCTGGTATGACCATCCTGTACGATGCCTTGCTGAACGTCGAACAACTGACTCTCGACCGCGACTTAATTCACCTGCGTGACCAGTTGAAGTCGATCGTTGCCGAAGACGTTTACAACGGCTTCTGGTACAACGCCAAGTTCGACGCCTTGCTGGCGTTCATCCAGAACGCCATGGAGAAGTGTACCGGCGAAGTAACTTTCAAGCTGTACAAAGGGAACATCATCGTCGATAGCCGTTCCAGCGAGACCAGCTTGTACGACGAAGGGATTGCCACGATGGAAGGTGGCGGCAGCTACAACCAGGACGACGCCGAAGGCTTCCTGCGAATTCAGGGTCTGCCCAGCCGCGTCCAAGGCCGCGTCACCCCGCGTCCTTACTAA
- a CDS encoding YkvA family protein, which yields MSAEAYDRLNEYAQRASEADVEAIREKIRGMNRGPIRKLWNDVLALWRMITDKNASWVSRSMAIGAIVYLITPIDAVPDLLPLIGLSDDAAVILAAVAALAWELNKYRQAEATHDPMTVDATSPST from the coding sequence ATGAGTGCAGAAGCTTACGATCGATTGAATGAATACGCCCAGCGGGCCAGTGAAGCAGACGTGGAAGCGATTCGCGAAAAGATTCGTGGGATGAACCGTGGACCGATTCGCAAGTTGTGGAACGACGTCTTGGCATTGTGGCGTATGATCACCGATAAGAACGCCAGCTGGGTTTCCCGGTCGATGGCGATCGGGGCGATTGTGTATCTGATTACACCGATTGATGCCGTGCCTGACTTGCTGCCGTTGATTGGTTTGAGCGACGATGCCGCTGTGATCCTTGCCGCCGTGGCCGCGTTGGCCTGGGAACTGAACAAGTATCGTCAGGCAGAAGCCACCCACGATCCGATGACCGTGGATGCGACATCCCCTTCGACATAA
- a CDS encoding glutathione peroxidase — MTTDTNAENFYDFHANSLNGEDVELSQFQDKVVLVVNTASKCGFTPQYAGLEELYKKHHDDGLVILGFPCNQFGGQEPGNSEEIASGCLINYGVSFPMFEKVDVNGKEAHPLFVWLKKKLPGMLGQGIKWNFTKFLVGRDGTPIKRFAPQTSPEKIEPAIREALTAR; from the coding sequence ATGACGACCGATACCAATGCCGAAAATTTCTACGACTTCCACGCCAATTCGCTCAACGGAGAAGACGTCGAACTTTCGCAGTTTCAGGACAAAGTGGTGCTCGTGGTGAACACGGCCAGCAAGTGCGGTTTCACGCCCCAATATGCTGGCCTGGAAGAACTGTATAAAAAGCATCACGACGACGGACTGGTCATTCTTGGTTTTCCATGCAACCAGTTTGGCGGCCAAGAGCCTGGCAATAGCGAAGAAATTGCCTCGGGCTGCCTGATCAATTACGGTGTCAGTTTTCCGATGTTCGAAAAGGTCGACGTCAACGGAAAGGAAGCTCACCCGCTTTTCGTCTGGTTGAAAAAGAAACTGCCGGGCATGTTGGGGCAGGGGATCAAATGGAATTTCACCAAGTTCCTAGTTGGTCGCGATGGTACCCCCATCAAACGCTTTGCCCCGCAAACAAGTCCTGAAAAGATCGAACCTGCGATTCGCGAAGCATTAACAGCTCGTTGA
- a CDS encoding OmpP1/FadL family transporter, which translates to MKNTFGLLLATAAIAFAATEAYGQSFGVELQNTIMPASGGMGGTSIARPQDLTSAINGNPASLTQFQGTQFLFGGGWVEPTITMDQQGNIPAIGTPLVSPFSGKSTAPGTPLGNIGVTQDFRELGLPVTLGIGFVTTAGGFVDYRNFPESNGTNTEITIFNLPIMLGVDVTDKLSIGAGMSLGIAFFDGPFVGASGMTADYALRGTIGANYQLNACNTLGMYYQTEQSFQFDNGVLINPGLNQTAYDVRMDLPQNFGFGVANTALMGGDLLLAADVTYKMWDEAAMYSAVYDNQWVVQLGAQYSLGKYRLRAGYTWAENPIDNSPGGTVGGVPLADLRSVRYTQGLLAVTSQHRISAGIGVVDVLPGIDFDLMAGGMLKDTQQLGNFTTTSIQSYWLGAGITWRFGRGACCQRIPAPDSWSTY; encoded by the coding sequence ATGAAAAACACTTTTGGGCTTCTCCTTGCCACTGCGGCAATCGCTTTTGCTGCGACGGAAGCTTATGGGCAGTCGTTTGGAGTGGAACTTCAAAACACCATTATGCCAGCATCCGGCGGTATGGGTGGGACCAGCATCGCGCGCCCGCAAGACTTGACCAGTGCTATCAATGGCAACCCTGCCTCGCTAACTCAGTTCCAAGGTACGCAATTTCTGTTTGGTGGTGGCTGGGTCGAACCGACCATTACCATGGACCAGCAAGGCAATATTCCTGCGATTGGCACACCACTGGTCAGCCCTTTCTCAGGCAAGTCAACGGCCCCCGGCACACCGCTAGGTAACATTGGCGTAACGCAAGATTTCCGCGAACTAGGCTTGCCGGTGACGCTTGGGATTGGGTTTGTCACGACCGCTGGTGGTTTTGTCGACTACCGTAATTTCCCTGAAAGCAACGGCACCAATACGGAGATCACCATCTTCAACTTGCCGATCATGCTTGGTGTTGACGTAACCGACAAGCTCTCGATCGGGGCTGGCATGTCGCTTGGCATTGCGTTCTTTGATGGTCCTTTTGTCGGGGCAAGCGGCATGACAGCCGACTACGCTCTACGGGGAACCATCGGTGCGAACTACCAGCTGAACGCCTGCAATACTCTTGGCATGTACTATCAAACTGAGCAATCGTTTCAGTTCGACAACGGTGTGCTGATTAACCCAGGCCTAAACCAAACGGCCTACGACGTACGGATGGATCTGCCCCAAAACTTCGGCTTTGGCGTAGCGAATACGGCGCTGATGGGTGGCGATCTACTTCTGGCTGCCGACGTGACGTACAAGATGTGGGACGAAGCTGCGATGTACAGTGCCGTGTACGACAACCAATGGGTCGTGCAGCTAGGTGCTCAGTATTCGCTGGGTAAGTACCGCCTACGTGCTGGGTATACCTGGGCAGAAAACCCCATCGACAACTCCCCAGGCGGAACCGTCGGTGGTGTCCCGCTGGCCGATCTACGTTCGGTTCGTTACACGCAAGGGCTGCTCGCAGTGACGAGTCAGCATCGCATTTCGGCTGGTATCGGCGTGGTCGATGTGCTACCAGGCATTGACTTCGACCTCATGGCCGGTGGCATGCTCAAAGATACCCAGCAATTGGGCAACTTTACTACCACATCGATTCAAAGCTATTGGCTAGGGGCCGGTATCACCTGGCGATTTGGCCGCGGGGCGTGCTGCCAACGCATCCCTGCTCCTGACAGCTGGAGCACTTACTAA